A single Mesomycoplasma bovoculi M165/69 DNA region contains:
- the lon gene encoding endopeptidase La encodes MTKEKESYLRYKFIPTRKNIYFNGTHETFHATFNKRSTIQHFKNLEQLSGETGLLKAQAVFVYHKDEKNDNINSLEDIYEYGSLIEISGFDVKTDSSGEWSSIDISFVVLNKVKIIDLEDKSVNLMLLGSVKTAREIASQKEITINVLESVVNTIKNKGNFSNSVLLTNIFESFRNISYSVATPELIKEIINLLASSDSFSFLQKYDIFSFNNYVSKIKYIVKAIRALDQNNDLEEEINAILKSNLDRQQTEFILREKIKAIRKRLGEDQRYDELVEEKLNSELGQKQYPAEMQDIIRREIQKLKGMMSTSPEAGISKNYIDLAMQLPWRKVSTDRLDLEIVKKQLDNDHFGLVEIKKRIVEYLATLIHRQSNQTSSAFKVETIGDTNVDNALFVNQKRSKLKKMSSMPILTLVGPPGTGKTSIARSIADALGKEFVKISLGGVADEAELRGHRRTYVGAMPGKIVRALKKIGVSNPLILLDEIDKLSPASHRGDPAAAMLEILDPEQNRFFQDNYLEIEYDLSKVMFVATANSWDTIPEPLLDRVEIIELSSYTYLEKIDIAKNYLIPQVLAENSLDSKYFQINSKTIDYIVKRYTYEPGVRELKRVFDKIARKIIVLLLNGEITESKYEIKQDNIEKLLGITKFDPDELEKKPQVGIVNGLSYSAYGGSALQIEVITSPGQGDIKLTGQLKDVMQESARIALSYVQANSKKFGIDFDFSANQFHIHVPEGAVPKDGPSAGVTFTTAIISALLKKAVPYDIAMTGEITLHGKVLQIGGLKEKSLGAFKNGIKTVFIPKSNEKHLPDIPKEVHKTIKFIPVTSYEQIYKNIFK; translated from the coding sequence ATGACAAAAGAAAAAGAAAGTTATCTTAGATATAAATTTATACCAACTAGAAAAAATATATATTTTAATGGTACACATGAAACTTTTCATGCTACTTTTAACAAAAGATCAACAATTCAGCATTTTAAAAATTTAGAGCAACTATCAGGTGAAACAGGATTGCTTAAAGCTCAAGCTGTTTTTGTTTATCACAAAGATGAAAAAAATGATAATATAAATTCACTTGAAGACATTTATGAATACGGTTCACTAATTGAAATTAGTGGATTTGATGTAAAAACAGATTCAAGTGGTGAATGAAGCTCCATAGATATTAGTTTTGTTGTTTTAAATAAAGTAAAAATTATTGATTTAGAAGATAAATCAGTTAATTTAATGCTTTTAGGAAGTGTAAAAACTGCTCGAGAAATTGCTAGTCAAAAAGAAATTACAATTAATGTTTTAGAATCAGTTGTTAATACAATTAAAAATAAAGGTAATTTTTCAAATTCTGTTTTATTAACAAATATATTTGAAAGTTTTCGAAATATTTCTTATTCAGTCGCAACTCCTGAATTAATTAAAGAAATTATCAATTTATTAGCTAGTTCGGACTCTTTTAGTTTCTTGCAAAAATATGATATTTTTTCTTTCAATAATTATGTTTCTAAAATTAAATATATTGTCAAAGCTATTCGTGCTTTAGACCAAAATAATGATCTTGAAGAAGAAATTAATGCAATTTTAAAATCAAATTTAGATCGTCAACAAACTGAATTTATTTTAAGAGAAAAAATCAAGGCTATTCGTAAGCGTTTGGGTGAAGACCAACGCTATGATGAATTAGTTGAAGAAAAACTAAATTCAGAATTGGGTCAAAAACAATATCCAGCTGAAATGCAAGATATTATAAGACGTGAAATTCAAAAGCTAAAAGGTATGATGTCAACTTCACCAGAAGCTGGAATTTCTAAAAATTATATTGATTTGGCAATGCAATTGCCATGACGAAAAGTTTCAACAGACCGTCTTGATTTAGAAATTGTCAAAAAACAATTAGATAATGACCACTTTGGACTTGTTGAAATTAAAAAAAGAATTGTTGAATATTTAGCAACTTTAATTCATCGTCAATCAAATCAAACTTCTAGCGCTTTTAAAGTTGAAACTATTGGTGATACCAATGTTGACAATGCTTTGTTTGTCAATCAAAAACGTAGCAAACTTAAAAAAATGTCTTCAATGCCTATTTTAACTTTAGTTGGTCCTCCAGGAACTGGAAAAACTTCTATTGCTCGTTCAATTGCCGATGCTTTAGGTAAGGAATTTGTCAAAATTTCACTTGGAGGTGTTGCAGATGAAGCGGAATTGCGTGGTCATCGTCGCACATATGTGGGAGCAATGCCTGGAAAAATTGTGCGTGCCTTGAAAAAAATTGGTGTTTCAAACCCACTGATTTTACTAGATGAAATCGATAAGTTGTCACCTGCAAGTCACCGTGGTGATCCAGCTGCAGCTATGCTTGAAATTTTAGATCCTGAACAAAATCGTTTTTTTCAAGATAACTATTTAGAAATTGAATATGATTTATCAAAAGTTATGTTTGTGGCAACTGCTAATTCTTGAGACACCATTCCTGAACCATTGTTAGATAGGGTTGAGATTATTGAGTTATCTTCTTATACATATTTAGAAAAAATTGATATTGCCAAAAATTACTTAATCCCTCAAGTTTTAGCTGAAAATAGTTTGGATTCTAAATATTTTCAAATCAATAGCAAAACTATTGACTATATTGTAAAACGTTATACTTATGAACCTGGAGTTCGGGAATTAAAACGTGTTTTTGATAAAATTGCTCGCAAAATTATTGTACTTTTATTAAATGGTGAAATTACAGAATCAAAATATGAAATTAAGCAGGACAATATTGAAAAACTATTAGGAATTACCAAATTCGATCCAGATGAACTTGAGAAAAAACCACAAGTTGGTATTGTAAATGGTCTTAGTTATTCAGCTTATGGAGGTTCTGCTTTACAAATAGAGGTAATTACAAGTCCTGGACAAGGTGATATTAAATTAACTGGTCAACTTAAAGATGTAATGCAAGAATCAGCTCGAATTGCTTTGTCATATGTACAAGCAAATTCTAAAAAATTTGGAATTGATTTTGACTTTAGTGCAAATCAATTTCACATTCACGTACCAGAAGGAGCAGTGCCAAAAGATGGTCCTTCAGCTGGTGTAACCTTTACAACTGCAATTATTTCTGCTTTACTTAAAAAAGCAGTACCTTATGATATTGCAATGACAGGTGAGATTACCTTGCATGGAAAAGTTTTACAAATTGGTGGTCTAAAAGAAAAATCATTAGGTGCTTTTAAAAATGGTATTAAAACTGTTTTTATTCCCAAATCTAATGAAAAACATCTTCCAGACATTCCAAAAGAAGTTCATAAAACTATTAAATTTATTCCAGTTACTAGTTATGAACAAATTTACAAAAACATTTTTAAATAA
- a CDS encoding MPN527 family putative ECF transporter permease subunit, with translation MSGIYYHRNITFKISVTGILLSISLLFLYISHTLIPWPIFPAIGLKVDLSTLFILPIFMLAGVWLGFVALTIRFVLGPFIVPNLPINIGYFAHFVFLLASLIFILSFLASDYLLNLTKKEIVITNSDEISSSNDILVKKRNTKKRHIMLILSLLISILATSLIMTLLNGYFITPVFFNLYGLTSAITYANLEPVWTNISHSIKVSNLSYWGFIFTLYFPFNLVNFLITSILAMPLYFVIKTFKKRRGF, from the coding sequence ATGAGTGGAATTTATTATCACCGCAACATTACCTTTAAAATTAGTGTTACTGGAATTTTATTATCAATCTCACTTTTATTTTTATATATATCACATACATTGATTCCTTGACCAATTTTTCCAGCTATAGGGCTAAAAGTTGATTTATCAACTTTATTTATTTTACCTATTTTTATGTTAGCAGGTGTTTGGTTAGGATTTGTAGCTTTGACAATTAGGTTTGTACTTGGTCCTTTTATTGTTCCTAACTTACCCATAAATATAGGTTATTTTGCCCATTTTGTCTTTTTATTAGCGTCTCTAATTTTTATTTTATCTTTTTTAGCTTCAGATTATTTATTAAATTTGACAAAAAAAGAAATTGTGATAACAAATAGTGATGAGATAAGTTCATCTAATGATATTCTAGTCAAAAAAAGAAACACTAAAAAAAGACATATTATGTTAATATTATCTTTACTAATATCTATTTTAGCAACATCATTAATTATGACTCTTTTAAATGGGTATTTTATAACCCCAGTTTTTTTCAATCTTTATGGTCTGACTAGTGCGATAACTTATGCAAATTTAGAACCAGTTTGAACTAATATTTCACATTCAATAAAAGTTAGCAATCTAAGTTACTGAGGTTTTATTTTTACTTTATACTTCCCATTCAATTTGGTCAATTTTTTAATCACTTCAATTTTGGCAATGCCACTTTATTTTGTAATAAAAACCTTTAAAAAACGTCGTGGTTTTTAA
- the upp gene encoding uracil phosphoribosyltransferase, whose translation MLSIINHPLAQIKLTKLRQMGSQVEFRQLMYEIGLFLAIKVFEKYQSCDIIATSKIGYEFKGQNFTKPILLVPILRAGLGLVSAFTEVEPDVRISHLGLERQSDLSITTYLDKLPVSNDEFTVVLDPMLATGHSLKVAIDRLKELGHKNIVVASVIAAPEGVKYLEQHHSDVDIFTIALDEKLNEKGYIIPGLGDAGDRLY comes from the coding sequence ATGTTATCGATTATCAATCACCCTTTAGCTCAAATTAAATTAACCAAATTACGTCAAATGGGTTCACAAGTTGAATTTCGTCAACTAATGTATGAAATTGGTTTGTTTTTAGCAATTAAAGTTTTTGAAAAATATCAAAGTTGTGATATAATTGCTACAAGCAAAATTGGCTATGAATTTAAAGGCCAAAACTTTACAAAACCAATTTTATTAGTGCCAATTTTACGAGCTGGTCTTGGCTTGGTTTCTGCTTTTACGGAAGTTGAACCAGATGTCCGAATATCACATTTAGGACTTGAACGCCAAAGTGATTTAAGCATCACTACTTATTTAGACAAGTTACCAGTTAGCAATGATGAATTCACTGTTGTGCTTGATCCAATGCTTGCCACCGGTCATTCCCTAAAAGTTGCAATAGATAGATTAAAGGAATTGGGTCACAAAAATATTGTTGTAGCAAGTGTTATTGCAGCGCCTGAAGGTGTAAAATATCTTGAACAACACCATAGCGATGTCGATATTTTTACCATTGCCCTTGATGAAAAACTCAATGAAAAAGGTTATATTATCCCAGGCCTTGGTGATGCAGGAGACCGACTTTACTAA
- the deoC gene encoding deoxyribose-phosphate aldolase: MDFKKIIDHTLLKPEATSKDIANLVSQAKEYGFGHICVNSGWVKYAKELIGDAPVGIVAVVGFPLGANITQIKVHEAELAIRHGADEIDMVINVGKFKEDNFEYVLNEIKQVKKAIGNKILKVIIETALLTQQQISKAAQIVATSGANFVKTSTGFSYRGATLDDIGIIKDAIGDKIAIKAAGGIKTLDDLKLFFEKGATRFGTSSSLAIFGLGKPQGDY, translated from the coding sequence ATGGATTTTAAAAAAATAATTGATCATACTTTACTCAAACCTGAAGCTACTTCAAAAGATATTGCTAATTTAGTATCTCAAGCTAAAGAATATGGTTTTGGACATATTTGCGTTAACTCAGGTTGGGTTAAATATGCTAAAGAGCTAATTGGTGATGCACCCGTTGGCATTGTTGCTGTTGTAGGTTTTCCTTTGGGTGCCAACATCACTCAAATTAAAGTTCATGAAGCTGAACTTGCAATTCGTCATGGAGCTGACGAAATTGATATGGTTATTAATGTTGGCAAATTCAAAGAAGACAATTTTGAATATGTGCTTAATGAAATTAAACAAGTCAAAAAAGCCATTGGTAACAAGATTTTAAAAGTAATTATTGAAACTGCTTTGCTAACTCAACAACAAATTAGCAAAGCAGCACAAATAGTTGCGACAAGCGGCGCTAATTTTGTTAAAACATCAACAGGTTTTTCTTATCGTGGAGCAACTTTGGATGATATTGGAATCATAAAAGATGCAATTGGTGATAAAATTGCAATAAAAGCAGCTGGTGGCATCAAAACCTTAGATGATTTAAAATTATTTTTTGAAAAAGGTGCAACTCGTTTTGGCACCTCTTCATCACTGGCAATTTTTGGACTAGGAAAACCACAAGGAGATTATTAA
- a CDS encoding thymidine phosphorylase: protein MNIVEIIEKKSQNQKLTSQEIEFFVKGFQNGSIKDYQASALLVAICINGMSDQEIFALTQAMVESGIKLDLTSISGFKIDKHSTGGVGDKLSLIIGPILAALGYKFPKMAGRGLGFTGGTIDKLESITNFNTSITVDKFLAQVDKIGLAIISQSKHLVPADKKLYALRDVTGTVNSIGLIASSIMSKKIATGADLILIDVKFGDGAFMKKLSDAKLLAQKLVDIGNHFGKKTFVEITNMSLPLGKMIGNKNEVIEAQAILAGNQKDSLSKFAFSMVERLLINWGSHKESEAKRLIQQTIDSGTALEKFNQMITAQGGNPKEITSFKFWTPAHKYEVRAQQSGYVKWESALAFGKIAHHLGSGRTFKEDAIDQDAGVQLICENGDYVVEDQVLFVLYSSKKIAIEQLQSLIDEAYAIVDKPHKAKMFWGSYS, encoded by the coding sequence ATGAATATTGTTGAAATTATTGAAAAAAAATCTCAAAACCAAAAATTAACTAGCCAAGAAATAGAGTTTTTTGTTAAAGGTTTTCAAAATGGAAGTATTAAAGATTATCAAGCTTCAGCCCTATTGGTAGCAATTTGTATCAATGGAATGTCTGACCAAGAAATTTTTGCCTTAACTCAGGCTATGGTTGAATCTGGAATTAAGCTTGATTTAACTTCAATTTCAGGATTTAAAATTGATAAACACTCAACAGGTGGAGTTGGTGACAAATTATCACTTATCATTGGACCTATTTTAGCCGCTCTTGGCTACAAATTTCCTAAAATGGCCGGTCGTGGCCTTGGGTTTACAGGTGGAACAATTGACAAACTTGAATCAATTACAAACTTCAATACATCAATTACTGTTGACAAATTTTTGGCTCAAGTGGATAAAATTGGACTTGCAATTATTTCACAAAGTAAACATTTAGTACCAGCTGATAAAAAATTATATGCACTTCGTGATGTTACAGGAACTGTAAATTCAATTGGATTAATCGCATCCTCCATTATGTCTAAAAAAATTGCCACTGGAGCTGATTTAATCTTGATTGATGTTAAATTTGGTGATGGTGCTTTTATGAAAAAGCTTTCAGATGCTAAATTATTAGCTCAAAAACTTGTTGATATTGGGAATCATTTTGGCAAGAAAACTTTTGTGGAAATTACCAATATGTCATTACCGCTTGGCAAAATGATTGGAAATAAAAATGAAGTTATTGAAGCCCAGGCGATTTTAGCTGGAAATCAAAAAGATTCTCTTTCTAAATTTGCATTTTCAATGGTTGAGCGCTTGTTAATTAATTGAGGTTCTCACAAAGAAAGTGAAGCAAAAAGATTGATTCAACAGACCATTGATTCAGGGACTGCCTTAGAAAAGTTTAATCAAATGATTACTGCACAAGGCGGAAATCCTAAAGAAATTACTTCATTTAAATTTTGAACTCCAGCTCACAAATATGAAGTTCGAGCACAACAAAGTGGTTATGTAAAATGAGAATCAGCACTTGCTTTTGGCAAGATTGCACACCACTTAGGAAGTGGACGTACTTTCAAAGAAGATGCAATTGATCAAGATGCAGGTGTTCAATTAATTTGTGAAAATGGTGACTATGTTGTGGAAGATCAGGTGCTTTTTGTGCTATACTCATCTAAAAAAATTGCCATTGAGCAACTTCAATCTCTAATTGATGAAGCATATGCAATTGTTGACAAACCACACAAAGCTAAAATGTTTTGAGGGAGTTATAGTTAA
- a CDS encoding purine-nucleoside phosphorylase, with protein sequence MTPHVNAAEGSIASLVLMPGDPLRAKFIAENFLTNATLVSSVRNNLIYTGFYKGKKVSVASSGMGSGSIGIYAYELFKFYGVEKIVRLGSAGSYTKQLNVHDVILARDVYSENCSFSELLAGKKTHKAQANGDLIVDILGKAIKEGVKLTLETVHSTDVFYAIRPLEQTIEITKASAVEMESYALFTVANFLNKQAATILTISDSLVTGESLSSQDREQSFIKMIKLGLELS encoded by the coding sequence ATGACTCCACACGTTAATGCTGCTGAAGGTTCTATAGCTAGCTTGGTTTTGATGCCAGGTGACCCTTTGCGTGCTAAATTTATTGCCGAAAACTTTTTAACAAATGCTACTTTAGTCTCATCTGTTAGAAATAATTTAATTTATACAGGTTTCTACAAAGGTAAAAAAGTTAGTGTAGCATCCTCTGGAATGGGAAGTGGTTCTATTGGAATTTATGCTTATGAATTATTTAAATTTTATGGCGTTGAGAAAATAGTTCGTCTTGGTTCTGCAGGAAGTTATACAAAACAACTTAATGTTCATGATGTAATTCTCGCAAGAGATGTATACTCTGAAAATTGTTCATTTAGTGAACTTTTAGCTGGTAAAAAGACACATAAAGCTCAAGCTAATGGTGATCTTATTGTTGACATTTTAGGAAAGGCCATAAAAGAGGGAGTGAAATTAACACTTGAAACTGTTCACTCCACAGATGTCTTTTATGCAATTCGACCACTTGAACAAACCATCGAAATTACCAAAGCATCAGCTGTTGAAATGGAAAGTTATGCACTATTTACAGTTGCTAACTTTTTAAACAAACAAGCAGCAACTATTTTGACTATTTCAGATAGCTTAGTAACAGGTGAATCTCTATCTTCTCAGGACCGTGAGCAAAGCTTTATTAAAATGATTAAGTTAGGACTAGAACTTTCATAA
- a CDS encoding Mhp366/Mhp367 family surface (lipo)protein, with protein sequence MKSKGKSLLITLLPLAILFSCGPTIYYPDDPSKNIVIKEPSTNKVDFQKPKENTEEKQISKNETTKVDNNEQKQKITSKISTPVDTKIEEKKEKSQTNKTNLVNKNQAKEEVLPNNLTKQIQSPTNNNSNQIEYDNTPININAINIKDRNFESKFDSLSDIKNYKAPKLSWSNNYFQYNINYSNGAIKEENDKAFLGQKNENLFIYFLDKLNLNSVSGREVDKDNFTYYNRSKVLNTYLLKYFGFRSIDPGDRKYEPIFQRNIRFSAGTAVLLNAKNGKAAFLTNNHVVNTKNQKFWNLMNDSRASKMGGRLATLNQFMRYYKDGQFHSLSNSPLIEIWSQKFALEHSQNIVWRNGSNPNLKTPPPKSQINNWAKKYYDKYFSQAQGFDSKGKDLAIFYFNYKDFIQDVKDLAKYWQEHKNEMFLDGSGINSLWHTKFQQVIDELPDYESFWTKMESLGDLKISDHTWQDQDVDYSTKIGTFYPGNASAKNMFKGVYFASDPSNPLEVAPYWFSTNGPGASGSGVYNADGSLAFLNRIILGNDSLKHLTYDNFNLSAFLSSGVALKTKNIDLTNEIKKFYVK encoded by the coding sequence ATGAAATCAAAAGGCAAATCACTACTGATTACATTGCTACCACTTGCTATTCTTTTTTCTTGTGGTCCCACAATCTATTATCCAGATGATCCTAGTAAAAATATTGTCATCAAAGAACCTAGCACTAATAAGGTAGATTTTCAAAAACCAAAAGAAAACACAGAAGAAAAGCAAATTAGCAAAAATGAAACTACTAAAGTTGATAATAATGAGCAAAAGCAAAAAATAACTAGTAAAATTTCGACTCCAGTAGACACAAAAATTGAAGAAAAAAAAGAAAAAAGCCAAACAAATAAAACTAATTTAGTCAATAAAAATCAAGCAAAAGAAGAAGTTTTGCCAAATAATTTAACAAAACAGATTCAATCACCAACAAATAATAATTCTAATCAAATAGAATATGACAATACTCCTATAAATATTAATGCAATTAATATAAAAGATAGAAATTTTGAATCTAAATTTGATAGTCTTTCAGATATAAAAAATTATAAAGCACCAAAACTAAGCTGGTCTAACAATTATTTTCAATATAACATTAATTATAGCAATGGTGCTATTAAAGAGGAAAATGATAAAGCTTTTTTAGGACAAAAAAATGAAAATCTTTTTATTTATTTTTTAGATAAATTGAATCTAAATTCAGTTAGTGGACGTGAAGTAGACAAAGATAATTTTACATACTATAATCGTTCAAAAGTTTTAAATACTTACTTGCTTAAATATTTTGGTTTTCGTTCTATTGATCCTGGTGATCGTAAATATGAACCAATTTTTCAAAGAAACATTCGCTTTTCAGCAGGAACAGCAGTTCTTTTAAATGCCAAAAATGGTAAAGCTGCTTTTTTAACTAATAACCATGTTGTTAATACGAAAAATCAAAAATTTTGAAATTTAATGAACGATTCACGAGCTTCAAAAATGGGTGGTAGACTAGCTACATTGAATCAGTTTATGCGTTATTATAAAGATGGTCAGTTTCATTCTTTGAGCAATTCTCCACTAATTGAAATTTGGTCACAAAAATTTGCTCTTGAACATTCACAAAATATAGTTTGACGAAATGGATCAAATCCTAATCTGAAAACACCACCACCTAAGTCTCAAATCAATAATTGAGCAAAAAAATATTATGATAAATATTTTTCACAAGCTCAAGGTTTTGATAGCAAAGGGAAAGATTTAGCCATTTTTTATTTCAATTATAAAGATTTTATTCAAGATGTTAAGGATCTAGCAAAATATTGACAAGAGCATAAAAATGAAATGTTTTTAGACGGTTCTGGAATCAATAGTCTTTGGCATACTAAATTTCAGCAAGTTATTGATGAGCTACCTGATTATGAATCATTTTGAACTAAAATGGAGTCATTGGGAGATTTGAAAATCTCTGACCACACCTGACAAGATCAAGATGTGGACTATTCAACAAAAATTGGCACTTTTTATCCAGGGAATGCTTCAGCAAAAAATATGTTTAAAGGTGTTTATTTTGCTTCAGATCCTAGCAATCCATTGGAAGTTGCACCTTATTGGTTTTCCACCAATGGTCCAGGAGCTTCTGGATCTGGTGTTTATAATGCCGATGGTTCACTAGCATTTTTAAATAGAATTATTTTAGGAAATGATTCACTAAAACATCTAACTTATGATAATTTTAACTTAAGTGCTTTCCTTTCATCTGGAGTGGCCTTAAAAACTAAAAATATTGATTTAACAAATGAAATTAAAAAATTTTATGTTAAATAA
- the rplQ gene encoding 50S ribosomal protein L17: MANPHQIYRRDATWRKHVLRSQVSSLILHGHLTTTLQRAKELRKHAEKLITKAKKDTLAARRYVLAFVRPEIVKEGKKEQHIMPYIFETLAPRFKDRNGGYTRIVKIPARQGDSSKMAIIEWV; this comes from the coding sequence ATGGCAAATCCACACCAAATTTATCGTCGTGATGCAACTTGAAGAAAACATGTATTACGTTCTCAAGTTTCTTCACTTATTTTGCACGGGCACCTTACAACTACTTTGCAACGTGCTAAAGAATTGCGTAAACATGCAGAAAAATTAATTACTAAAGCTAAAAAAGATACTCTAGCAGCCCGTCGTTATGTTCTTGCTTTTGTGCGTCCAGAGATTGTTAAAGAAGGTAAAAAAGAACAACACATTATGCCATATATCTTTGAAACTCTAGCTCCTCGTTTCAAAGATCGTAATGGTGGTTATACTAGAATTGTTAAAATACCTGCACGTCAAGGTGATAGCTCTAAAATGGCAATTATTGAATGAGTTTAA
- a CDS encoding DNA-directed RNA polymerase subunit alpha, which yields MKKYAKVYYNENTNKQISDFNTIFELKPLERGLGHTLGNALRRTALSSITSASVFAIKIAGIDHEFSVLDNVVEDVVTILNNLKKIRFRFNESLFEANPIQVVSFTGSKVGQLRAKDITSTGGLEIVNIDQHIADVSKQGALQFELFICAGKGFVDFETNKKKVAELEGQLHSSLQTGSILAVDSDFSPVISVNYEASEINSSNPIVEEKLVLSLKTDGTVFAKDAIAEAAKILIAHLQIVSNTENLDIKAEDFFEEIKFKETAPKKNSLDLSSLDLSVRSLNALHRAHYYKVSDIQELTREELENIKNLGKKSVQEIIEKLREHNIELKLGE from the coding sequence GTGAAAAAATACGCTAAAGTTTATTATAATGAAAACACTAACAAACAAATTAGTGATTTCAATACCATATTTGAACTAAAACCTTTAGAACGTGGACTTGGTCATACTTTAGGAAATGCACTTCGTCGCACTGCTTTATCATCAATTACATCAGCTTCGGTTTTTGCCATCAAAATTGCAGGTATTGATCACGAATTTAGTGTGCTAGACAATGTTGTTGAAGATGTGGTAACCATCTTAAACAACCTTAAAAAAATTCGTTTTCGTTTCAATGAATCATTATTTGAAGCAAATCCTATTCAAGTTGTAAGTTTTACAGGATCAAAAGTGGGTCAATTGCGTGCTAAGGATATTACTAGCACTGGTGGACTTGAGATTGTAAATATTGACCAACATATTGCAGATGTTTCTAAACAAGGCGCTTTGCAATTTGAACTATTTATTTGTGCTGGTAAAGGATTTGTTGATTTTGAAACCAACAAGAAAAAAGTTGCAGAATTAGAAGGTCAATTACATAGTTCTTTACAAACTGGAAGCATTTTAGCAGTTGATAGTGATTTTTCACCAGTTATTAGTGTCAACTATGAAGCTAGTGAAATTAACTCATCTAATCCAATTGTTGAGGAAAAATTAGTTCTTTCACTTAAAACAGATGGAACTGTTTTTGCCAAAGATGCTATTGCAGAAGCGGCTAAAATCTTGATTGCACACTTGCAAATTGTAAGTAACACCGAAAATCTTGATATTAAAGCTGAAGATTTCTTTGAAGAAATTAAATTTAAAGAAACAGCACCTAAAAAGAATTCTCTCGATCTTTCATCTCTTGATTTATCAGTTCGTTCACTAAACGCACTTCACCGTGCTCACTATTACAAAGTGTCTGATATTCAAGAATTGACTCGTGAAGAGCTTGAAAATATCAAAAACTTAGGAAAAAAATCAGTTCAAGAAATTATTGAAAAACTTCGTGAACACAATATTGAACTTAAATTAGGAGAATAA
- the rpsK gene encoding 30S ribosomal protein S11, with the protein MAKKEKVKKVKSKNITTGIAHIHSSHQNTIVSITDKLGNVISWASSGSIGFKGTKKKTAYAATLATNAACEKAKEHGIKEVFVELRGSGQGKEAARKQIQTAGINILQVKDVTPIPHNGTRPPRKYFKRLEKR; encoded by the coding sequence ATGGCTAAAAAAGAAAAAGTTAAAAAAGTAAAAAGTAAAAACATAACCACTGGTATTGCTCATATTCACTCCAGTCACCAAAACACCATTGTCAGCATTACTGACAAACTTGGAAATGTTATTTCATGAGCTTCATCTGGTTCAATCGGATTTAAAGGTACTAAGAAAAAAACCGCTTATGCAGCTACTTTAGCTACCAATGCAGCTTGCGAAAAAGCTAAAGAGCATGGAATTAAAGAAGTATTTGTTGAACTTCGTGGAAGTGGGCAAGGTAAAGAAGCAGCTCGTAAACAAATTCAAACTGCAGGAATCAACATTTTACAAGTTAAAGACGTTACTCCAATTCCTCACAACGGAACTCGCCCACCTCGTAAATACTTCAAACGTCTTGAAAAACGTTAG
- the rpsM gene encoding 30S ribosomal protein S13 — MARILNIEIPNNKRVVIALTSIFGIGRSLSAEIIGKVASLQTEKLGDKYPLLTQETKVKDIPEDILQIIRDVAKEYKTEGDLRREVQTDIKRLIEIKCYRGIRHRRGLPVRGQVTQKNARTRKGPRKTIMGKKANKK, encoded by the coding sequence ATGGCTAGAATATTAAATATTGAAATCCCTAACAACAAGCGTGTTGTTATCGCCCTTACTAGCATTTTCGGAATTGGTCGTTCCCTTTCAGCTGAAATTATTGGTAAAGTTGCTAGTTTACAAACTGAAAAATTAGGTGATAAATACCCACTATTAACTCAAGAAACTAAAGTTAAAGATATACCAGAAGATATCTTACAAATTATTCGTGATGTTGCCAAAGAATACAAAACTGAAGGTGATTTACGTCGTGAAGTACAAACTGATATCAAACGTTTAATTGAAATTAAATGTTATCGTGGAATTCGTCACCGTCGTGGACTTCCTGTGCGTGGGCAAGTAACTCAAAAAAATGCTCGTACCCGTAAAGGACCACGTAAAACCATAATGGGTAAAAAGGCTAATAAAAAATAA
- the rpmJ gene encoding 50S ribosomal protein L36 — translation MKVRASIKRICKDCKVIKRKGANRVICILAKHKQRQG, via the coding sequence ATGAAAGTTAGAGCAAGTATTAAACGCATTTGTAAAGACTGTAAAGTTATTAAAAGAAAAGGTGCAAACCGTGTGATTTGCATCTTAGCAAAACATAAACAAAGACAAGGATAA